In Lolium rigidum isolate FL_2022 chromosome 7, APGP_CSIRO_Lrig_0.1, whole genome shotgun sequence, the DNA window GGAAATttcttactccctccgatccaaattatttGACTctattttgtctagatatggagatatggatgtatctagtcaACCAACGCATCTACATACATCTGTATCAAACGGCGCCGGATTTagcatttgggggacgcgttttgttcgtgccgcgtttgggggacatcgctctccagccgcgtcccccaaacagaaTTTGAGATTTTTTAATTTTAATCGGATTCaagttgaattcattcaaacttgctatatattacatagattcgaacgaaattcgatgaaatttaaacctaaaccctaatagtacttGGGGCGGCTAGAcgggtcgtagtactggtggaagttgtacatgtcgtcgacgATGACGTCCTGCTTTCCGCGCTCGTTGGGATCGTCGATGGGCTCGTTCTTCACCGCATCGCTTGGTCCAGCCTCACCATCGTCGGTGAGATTGACGAGTGGCTTcccggtgtcgcggatggacattgTGATCGCcacgtcgaggtcgcccctccagacgTCCTTGTCCGCGAACGCCGCGTGCAACCCTGGACAGTCGTCGAGgttgtcgctgctggcgatgaggcacTGCtggcgctcgtactccgccagctgcGCCGCCTtcgcggcttcctcgtcgtcctactcctccttcaccaacggcttcgggatgaggagggcgctgcCGGCGCGCCTGTGCTGCTGCCAGCTAGCGCTGTTGCCGCCGTGCCTCGGATTGATGGGCGGCGTCGCGAACTCCGGTTCGTCCTTCACCTCGCACTTAGGCACGGTTGTAGGGCGTGGCGCGGTGAGACGAAGGCGCCGATCGCGCCGGCCCTGACGAAGAAGAGTTTGAGGAGGACgtagtacgtcctcctcggctgccagcgtGCTGCGGGCgaaggagatggtggcggcgacggcggcatctCCAGCCTGGGGGCGTTGTTCTGGATGCCGTCGACGACGTGCTCCAGGGTGCGCCCGGGAACGCCCCAGAAGCGGAGGCGCCCCTCCTTGTTCCTCCGGCCGATGGGGCCGGCGGTGCTGTTCATCTCTGCGTCTCCTGGAAGTAGTCCGCCCACCGGTCATCGTTACCGGTGGGCGCCCAGGTCGGATCGgctcgctcctcggcggtgaggcgAGCCTGCCGGGTCCTGACCGCGTCCCTCCAGCGCTCCGTGCCCTGTGGCGGGACACCGACCCCGTTGACAGCCATCCTCCACCtaccgctgcttggcaggcgcatgtccggcgggacaggaCCGGATACCCCgcgcggtacagcgcccacgcctccgccatggTGAGGCTGCCGTGGCCAAAGCCGTTCGCCGCGACGCTCTTGCGGGACAACGACATTGCGGCGAGATTGGAGCGGCTGGGGGTGCGGCGAGAGATTGGGTGCGGCGAGATTGGACTGGGGAAGGAAGGAGAGGCGCTCTTATTGTACAGCAGCGGCATGCGAAGCGGCAGCGGGGGAGTTGgccgcaataaccgccggcgtGGATGGCCACGTGGCCATGCACGATGAGACGCGTCATTGCGTTGCCTGGGAAAGTTGGGCGCCATGACGCGTCGGGCCTGCGTCTACCTCGTCttgcatttcgttgtgtccgacgtgCCTAGAGAatcccctgtggagcggggacgggctcggggcaccggacaccgtattgggccgcgccggacggaaagggcctttggggcgcgcggctggaaaCGCATTTTGTCCGGCacgtcccaaatccctttgggggacgcggctggagatgctcttagatccttcatctcaaagctGAGTCCCTCTCACACCTCCTATCCGCTGCCGTTTGAGTCATTATTATTAGTCATCACTAGATTTTTCACCACAAAGCTGAGTCCTCGCACCTGTCCTGTCTGCTGCAGTTTGTGTCATTATTATTTGTCGTCACTAGGAATTTACTAAAATTTACAAATCTTGAATTTGAATTGTAGGTGAGGCGGCGGATAAAACAAGTTCCTCTTGCGTTCTACAGAACTACACCGACATCTTTATTTCAAGAGTCAGATTTTCCTGGATGGACCTTTGAGCAGACTAGTGTAGAAGGAAATGAGAACAGCACGGTAGAGACTAGTGGCGCCTCACCTGCTAAAAGGTCACGGGTTTAGACCTGAGTAGGGCCAGCAGGGTGTAACATTTTGCTGCAATTGTTGAAGAAGTGGGATCATTTGGCTGTCATCTGGGTCAACCTTTTTTATTTTCGTTTCTGTTTCGCTATGTTGGAATACTGTTAGACATTTTAGCAGTATCAAGTGTTGTAATATAATCTATGAGATGAAAGTAGCGAAGGATTAAACTATATgagatttttttttggttttgacTACTGCCGATGTCATCTTGAATGTTTCCTATTGTTCATGTAGAGCAAATGTCGTGTGTGAATACTGTTTGACATTTTAGCAGTATTCAAGTCTTATAATATAATCTATGAGATGAAAGTAGTGAAGGATTAAATTATATGGGAAATTTTTGGTTTTGACTACTGCCGATATAGGGGTAGAATGTTTCCTAGTGTTCATGTAGAGCAAATGTCGTGTGTGCAAATGGTGGACAAGAAATATTGAAGTAATTTTTGTGGGTCTATCGTGTCAACAATAATTTCCTGGCTAAAGGGGGGAGGACAACGTGACTGGATTTAGAAAGCTAGATTTACACAGCATTATTATTCTTTAGTGTTTGATGTTTAACATCTAATATCGACATTGGCTAGATGCACTCCGAGCTACTGAAGTTTAATGGAAGAGCCCACGTGAGAAAGAATGCTTTCTGGCATCGATCTGGATCACACATAACTGATAGGTACACGAGATTTAACGAAGCTGGTATAAATGGCCAAATATCTTCTTCATCTGATGTGACGTCTGGGCCCAACATCATCCCCAGTGACTGTAGCAGTTTGTGGTGTGTATAGCTGGGTCTCTGAGCGGTTGCTGCTGCTGATCTTTCCATGTAGGCAATGTGGATCGGGATTGTGGAACTATCTTGTCCATTCATCTGCTGAAGCAACATATCCCCAGGTACTAGTGCTTACCACTACACACATCTTACCTATCTTTGCATATAATCTTAATTGTGTTTAGTTCTCTTGAATCTTGATCGTCTTTTGGGGTGAGCTATTTGCCCTATTTATTGTCTGGCGTGGGGTAGGTCCTTGCTGAGTGTGCCGACCTGACGAGAGTCTCGGTTGGTATGGTGTCTCAACTCACGTACTCATACGTGTACAAGCCACGTTGATTGTAGATGCATCCGATTTCGCTCCTGTTTCAACTTCCAGCCTCATGTTTGACATGAGGGCGTGAATAATTTCTGGAAAGATTTTCACTTTTTATTGTTTTTAGTTTTTGAGGTCGGAACATGCTGAGACTGTGACACCCTAGGCACATGAAGCTGTAGGCTGTCTTAACAAGCTAGACAGTCGTTAGCATCTGCCCCCCAGATCGTTGTCTGGACTCTGGATATAGCTAGCCGAATTGAGGTGAACGGACGTGAATCGGTGAATGTACTTCAGAAACAGCAATCTGTGGTAGCGTCACATTTGGTGAGGCTTCACAAGGTCACCCAAATAGATCTTGCTCACACCGCTGCCGACGCTTCACGCCTATCTCGTGTCCATCTGAGTAGACGCAACTGCCGACTAAAGCTCTTCAGGCCCAACGGTATGAGGATTCTTATAAAGAAAAAAAGTAAAGAAAGAGGTTAAGGAGGTCAATTAGTTGTTTATTCCGCATGTGCCTACGCTTTTAGATTCATCCAGTTGTTTTCTTCCAAAGAAGATGTAATTCCATGTCAACTTCGTGGAAGATCTTCTTGCCCCTCGCGGTCACAGGGAGAATCAGTGGCTGAGTTcatctcagcagctcgcttttgttttgcttaatttCTGAATCTTGAAAGGTAGCATTCGCTGATTTATGTTTTGGAGATGCCTTCCCAGCTTCTCTTGTCCAGAGGTGTCCATTTCTGTTCAGTTGAGCTCCAGTTCTTATTGACATATGATTTATCCTCCTTTCTTTCCCTAGGCTCCCACCTTTTGATTTTATGATATAGTTTTTATGTAACCATCCGTTCTTTCAGTTTCCAATTCATGACTGCAATAATATTTTGAGTTATAGCTAGTCAACATATATGCTTAACAGGCAGCATCATCAGGattcttttgttttcttcttcCAGCCTGTGGATTGTTTGCTGAAAGATGGACACCTAAGGACACCTTGTTAATCTTCTAGACCCACCATGAAGTCCGCGCTCCATTTTTGGGGCATTTTCTGCTGTCTATGCTTCTATGCAATCAGCAAGAATATCGATGCGAGACCCGACACAGTGAGCATTGGAGCTCTTTTCACATTCAATTCCACAATAGGGAGAGTTGCCAAGATTGCCATGGCTGCTGCTGCCAGTGACATCAACAATGATTCAAGCATCCTTCCAGGCACAAAACTGGTTATCCAGATGAGAGATTCCAATTGCAGTGGCTTCGTTGGCATTGTGCAAGGTAATTCTTCCGTGTTTTCTTTCATCCACCAAACCATGCAGATTTATGTTTTGATAACAATACCGTCCACATAGTATAACGATTAATTCTTCTTCGCATTGCTCAGCATTGCAATTCATGGAGAAGGATACGATTGCAATCATCGGCCCTCAGTCTTCTGTTCTAGCGCATGTTGTTTCTCATGTTGCAAATGAACTCCAAGTGCCTATGTTGTCCTTTGCTGCAACTGATCCAACTCTCACGCCACTTCAATTTCCTTTCTTTGTGAGGACAACCCATAGCGATCATTTTCAAATGGCTTCTGTTGCTGACATAGTCAACTATTATGGGTGGAAGCAAGTGACAGCTATATATATTGATGATGATTATGGAAGAAACGGCATATCGTCCTTAGGTGATGAACTTGCCAAGAGGCGGTCCAAGATCTTGTATAAAGCTGCAGTTAGGCCAGGAGCAAGAAAGAGTGAAATGGCTACTGTGCTAGTCAGGGTTGCGATGATGGAGTCTCGAGTACTCATTCTGCATGCAAATCCTGAATCTGGCCTTGCACTTCTCTTATTAGCTCGCAATCTCGGCATGACATCCAGTGGATATGTGTGGATTGCAACGGATTGGCTTGGTTCATTCCTTGATTCATCACTACATCCAGATATGGATTTAGTGGGTGCAATGCAGGGTGTTGTCACATTACGCCAGCACACAGAAAATACCAGAAGGAAGAGTAAGCTAGCTTCACAATGGAATGCACTGGTGAAGACAGATAATGTTGACAGCAGGTTCTTGATTAATTCATATGGTTTGTATGCTTATGATACTGTCTGGATGATTGCTCATGCGCTGGATGCGTTTTTCAGTAGAGGCGGTAACATTTCATTCTCTATCTACCCCAAACTACGTGATATCGCAGGAGGAGGTTTGCAATTGGGAGCAATGACTGTCTTTGATGAGGGGAGGCTGTTGTTAGAAAGAATACGCCAAGTAAATTTCACTGGTGCAACTGGCTCTGTAAGATTTGATTCAGATGGCAATCTTCTCCGGCCTGCATATGACGTTGTTAACATAGTAGGTTCCGGTTTGCGGACAATTGGTTACTGGTCCAACTATTCCGGCCTCTCAATTGCATCTCCAGAGACTCTTTACATGAAACCAGCAAACCGTTTTCGGGAAAATCAGAGACTTCTCCCCGTGATCTGGCCAGGTGAGACTATGACAAGGCCACGTGGATGGGTGTTTCCCAACAATGGAAATGAGCTTAGAATTGGTGTTCCCAATAGGGTAAGTTATCGTCAATTTGTGTCAACTGACAATATAACAGATACAGTGCGTGGTTTCTGTATCGATGTGTTTGTTGCTGCAATAAACTTGTTGCAATATCCAGTTCCATATAAGTTTGTTCCATTTGGGAATGGTAGAGAGAATCCAAGCTATACCCAGCTTATCAATAAAATTCTAACAAATGTAAGTTCACTTTCTTAAATTTACATCATTTGTAGCTAATgtatttatataggtggaatactAACAACCTTTTATGACTAGGAATTTGATGCTGTGGTAGGTGATATTGCTATTGTCACAAATCGGACAAGGGTTGTTGACTTCACTCAGCCATATATCGAGTCAGGGCTTATGGTACTTACCTCTGTTAAGAAACATGGCTCGAGCGGATGGTCATTTTTGCAGCCATTCACAATCAGAATGTGGTGCGTCACAGGACTATTCTTTCTTATCATAGGGACGGTGGTTTGGCTGCTTGAGCACAGAATCAATGATGATTTCCGTGGACCTCCAGTGAAACAGATTATTACTGTATTCTGGTAAGGTCTCACTTGTGCAATTggagtcttttttttttctgatcTTTGTGCACATCCCAGTGCCATTCTAGATTTTGCCAACACACATACTTTAGCTACTGACATCCCTGCTAGAATCATTGCCATTTTAACTCGTGGATATGACTTATTTCCCACACACATATTTTAGAAGTGAGTTTCAAATTTAAGTGTACGTGGGGCTTGCAACCATGTACTCTGCACCTCGTGAGAGTTCTTCTTTTGACAGACAGTTTGGAATTGCACGTCGGAGAATTTATTAGGAAATCAATCTGTTTCTGTATTCAGTATAGAGAGCACTCTCGTGGGTGTTATGCTAAAATTATCATAATCTAATTTCTTGAACGATGCAAGCGTCTTGTTTGCTTGAGGTTATTTACATGTTATATTCACTTCATGTTTGCAGGTTCAGTTTCTCAACTCTGTTCTTCGCGCACAGTGAGTAAAATGCATCTTGCTCACATTTATCCTGATGGAATATTCCTAACCGAGCTCATGCAGAAGTgattgtgcttttatttttacaGGAGAGGACACCAGAAGCACCCTCGGTCGCTTCGTGATCATCATATGGCTCTTCGTGGTTCTGATAATCCAGTCCAGCTACACTGCCAGCCTGACTTCCATACTGACCGTGCAGCAGCTCACATCTCCAATCACGGGTATCGATAGCTTGGTCGCCAGTGACGAGCCCATAGGATTCCAGATTGGCTCCTTCGCGGAAAATTACCTCCTGCAAGAGCTCGGTGTCTCAAAGTCAAGGCTTAGGGCGCTCGGTAATCCGGACGAGTATAAGCGAGCACTAGACCTTGGCCCTGGCAATGGAGGCGTCATGGCCATCGTCGACGAGCGCCCATACATTGAGCTTTTCCTGCTTGAGCATCCCAAATTTGCAGTAGTGGGCTCGGAGTTTACCAAAAGCGGCTGGGGCTTCGTGAGTTTCCTTCCACCTTGCAGGATCTCGCAACTCAATCAAGTGCCACCTATTTTTCTGACGAATGAAACTATCATCCACAACTAAACTTGGAAATTTTTCAGGCGTTCCCGAGGGACTCGCCACTGGCAGTGGATCTATCGACGGCCATCCTGGAGC includes these proteins:
- the LOC124671439 gene encoding glutamate receptor 3.1-like, producing MAKSSSATASASGTKKRKSKSGALTHEEVKTLGHELLSSRAHLNHAPTLLALLSPSAPPKIALEALISLQSFFEPLLPSIPSASAAAAAADVASSDPELVFGAWLRQRFDEFVAALIGLSVSPHSDDAIREVAFDAFMDFVKLGKDGRFHSAIYHKFLHAVVHATDSIDPLLELLGSKYSKYADVCYFTYTSLDKITNILGSQTTGSGKYGLQNGDDSSEDRNVICIHNIYNILVHIPALDFQKETKFDMWSTVGISLKGEKNSSEGSSATHINKRLKVKFTKAWLAFLKLPLPLDVYKEVLATIHQNVIPSMPNPSILCDFFTRSYDIGGVISVMALSGLFILMTQHNLEYPKFYDKLYALLTPAVFMAKHRSVFLQLLDACLKSSYVSAHLAASFAKRLSRLALSAPPAGALIIIALIHNLLRRHPSINFLVHWEVPQDDDTNTSREASQPKKVGADPFDNEETDPTKSGAMRSSLWEIDTLRHHYTPAVSRFVASLENDLTVRAKTSEMKITDFSSGSYATVFRDEVRRRIKQVPLAFYRTTPTSLFQESDFPGWTFEQTSVEGNENSTVETSGASPAKRSRMHSELLKFNGRAHVRKNAFWHRSGSHITDRQCGSGLWNYLVHSSAEATYPQSSRPTMKSALHFWGIFCCLCFYAISKNIDARPDTVSIGALFTFNSTIGRVAKIAMAAAASDINNDSSILPGTKLVIQMRDSNCSGFVGIVQALQFMEKDTIAIIGPQSSVLAHVVSHVANELQVPMLSFAATDPTLTPLQFPFFVRTTHSDHFQMASVADIVNYYGWKQVTAIYIDDDYGRNGISSLGDELAKRRSKILYKAAVRPGARKSEMATVLVRVAMMESRVLILHANPESGLALLLLARNLGMTSSGYVWIATDWLGSFLDSSLHPDMDLVGAMQGVVTLRQHTENTRRKSKLASQWNALVKTDNVDSRFLINSYGLYAYDTVWMIAHALDAFFSRGGNISFSIYPKLRDIAGGGLQLGAMTVFDEGRLLLERIRQVNFTGATGSVRFDSDGNLLRPAYDVVNIVGSGLRTIGYWSNYSGLSIASPETLYMKPANRFRENQRLLPVIWPGETMTRPRGWVFPNNGNELRIGVPNRVSYRQFVSTDNITDTVRGFCIDVFVAAINLLQYPVPYKFVPFGNGRENPSYTQLINKILTNEFDAVVGDIAIVTNRTRVVDFTQPYIESGLMVLTSVKKHGSSGWSFLQPFTIRMWCVTGLFFLIIGTVVWLLEHRINDDFRGPPVKQIITVFWFSFSTLFFAHREDTRSTLGRFVIIIWLFVVLIIQSSYTASLTSILTVQQLTSPITGIDSLVASDEPIGFQIGSFAENYLLQELGVSKSRLRALGNPDEYKRALDLGPGNGGVMAIVDERPYIELFLLEHPKFAVVGSEFTKSGWGFAFPRDSPLAVDLSTAILELSENGDLQRIHEKWLNDRMTESQSQTNELDSDSLQVYSFSGLFLICGVACVITLAIHAGVLVHKYWEHTASSQQAVLSSTDGSSRSSRSRLQAFLSFADRREIDTHSHRASKEKAVALAGVGGDSIGGVSAASSTTSVSTSTSC